From the Armatimonadota bacterium genome, one window contains:
- a CDS encoding copper-translocating P-type ATPase: MAESQQKISLPVTGMSCAACASRTEKNLRRAAGVSDASVNFATKNATVSYDPGVTSTQQIVDAIRTTGFDTAGIKQGEIAASDAGAVEAVRAIPGVLAASQANGFVSVEYLGPVIGIDEITSVLQRKGIDATADDEADDEDWEQKARAAEIADLKGRLLVAAMLGIPVLLIAMLPHVLPETMLLHNLLEDVGFDWIQLVFTLPILVYSGKSFFVGAWKSFMHRAADMNTLVALGTGAAFVYSAAAVVFPYAVDPITGRAPVYFEAAAVIIALVLLGRLMEVKAKSQTGESIRALMGLQAVTARVVRDGETRDVPIDQVRLSESVIVRPGERIAVDGVITEGTTAVDESMLTGESMPVSKVVGDSVFGATVNGTGSITVEVTKIGRDTALQRIIKLVQDAQGSKAPIQRLADVISGVFVPIVMIVAVVTFAVWFVSAPTDVRLSQALVASVAVLIIACPCALGLATPTAIMVGTGRAARMGVLIKGGESLETAQGISVVILDKTGTITAGKPTLTAVVPTNRWSEEDLLAMVASAEAKSEHPLGQAIVDGAMERGIQLKNATDFQSITGRGLSAMVDGCEVLAGNKLLMSERGIDTSALDAQMAELAGRAETPMLVALAGELAGLVSVTDPIKKGSKSAIQELKDMGVAVVMITGDNQRTADAVAREAGIDRVLAEVLPEHKAREVKKLQGEGRIVAMVGDGINDAPALAQADVGIAIGTGTDVAMEASDITLMRSDLHGVVQAIRLSRGTMRTIKQNLFFAFFYNTLGIPLAAGVLYPVFGMLLSPIFASAAMALSSVSVVTNSLRLRKSRL, translated from the coding sequence ATGGCTGAGAGCCAGCAGAAGATCAGCCTGCCGGTGACCGGCATGTCTTGCGCGGCGTGCGCCAGTCGGACCGAGAAGAACTTGAGGCGCGCGGCAGGCGTTTCCGACGCGAGCGTCAATTTTGCCACTAAGAACGCGACGGTCTCTTACGATCCGGGTGTGACGAGCACGCAGCAGATCGTAGATGCGATCAGGACGACCGGTTTCGATACCGCCGGAATAAAACAGGGCGAGATCGCAGCGAGCGATGCGGGAGCGGTGGAGGCCGTTCGAGCGATCCCCGGAGTGTTGGCGGCGAGCCAGGCGAACGGCTTCGTGTCGGTCGAATACCTCGGGCCAGTGATCGGCATCGACGAAATCACATCGGTTCTGCAGCGCAAAGGCATTGACGCAACTGCGGACGACGAGGCCGACGACGAAGACTGGGAGCAGAAGGCGAGGGCCGCCGAAATCGCGGACCTCAAGGGCCGTCTTTTGGTCGCGGCGATGTTGGGGATTCCCGTCTTGCTCATCGCGATGTTGCCGCACGTGTTGCCAGAGACGATGCTGCTGCACAACCTCCTCGAGGACGTGGGATTCGACTGGATACAACTCGTGTTCACGCTGCCGATTCTCGTCTACTCGGGCAAGTCGTTCTTCGTGGGGGCTTGGAAGTCGTTCATGCACCGTGCCGCGGACATGAACACGCTCGTGGCGCTCGGCACTGGCGCAGCGTTCGTTTACAGCGCCGCTGCAGTTGTGTTCCCGTATGCGGTCGACCCTATCACCGGGCGAGCACCGGTTTACTTCGAAGCGGCTGCGGTGATCATCGCACTCGTTCTGTTAGGGCGATTGATGGAGGTCAAGGCCAAGTCGCAGACAGGCGAGTCGATCAGAGCGTTGATGGGCCTGCAGGCCGTGACAGCGCGAGTCGTGCGAGACGGTGAGACAAGAGATGTCCCGATCGATCAAGTGCGGCTCAGCGAGTCGGTCATCGTGCGGCCTGGTGAACGGATTGCAGTAGATGGAGTCATCACAGAGGGTACGACGGCAGTCGACGAGTCGATGCTGACCGGCGAGAGCATGCCTGTCAGCAAGGTCGTGGGCGACAGCGTGTTCGGCGCGACGGTCAACGGCACCGGCTCGATCACGGTCGAGGTCACCAAGATCGGTCGCGACACTGCGTTGCAGCGGATCATCAAGCTGGTGCAGGACGCCCAGGGCAGCAAGGCGCCGATCCAGAGGCTTGCGGACGTCATCAGCGGCGTGTTCGTGCCGATCGTGATGATCGTCGCAGTGGTCACGTTTGCCGTATGGTTTGTTTCAGCGCCCACGGACGTCAGGCTCAGCCAGGCGCTCGTCGCCTCAGTTGCAGTGCTGATCATTGCGTGCCCTTGCGCGCTCGGCCTTGCGACGCCGACCGCGATCATGGTCGGGACTGGAAGAGCCGCACGGATGGGCGTGCTCATCAAGGGCGGCGAGAGTTTGGAGACTGCCCAGGGCATCAGCGTCGTTATTCTCGACAAGACCGGCACGATCACGGCGGGCAAGCCGACGTTGACGGCAGTGGTGCCGACAAACCGTTGGAGCGAGGAAGACCTGCTTGCGATGGTCGCGTCCGCCGAAGCAAAGTCGGAGCACCCGCTCGGCCAGGCGATCGTCGACGGCGCGATGGAGCGAGGGATTCAGCTGAAGAACGCTACGGACTTTCAGTCGATTACCGGTCGCGGCTTGAGCGCGATGGTCGATGGTTGCGAAGTCTTGGCCGGAAACAAACTGTTGATGAGCGAGCGCGGCATCGACACGTCGGCGCTCGACGCTCAGATGGCAGAGCTGGCAGGCCGAGCCGAGACGCCGATGCTCGTCGCACTGGCGGGCGAGCTTGCGGGGCTCGTCTCTGTCACGGACCCGATCAAGAAGGGTTCCAAGAGCGCGATCCAAGAATTGAAGGACATGGGCGTGGCCGTCGTGATGATCACGGGCGACAACCAGCGCACTGCCGACGCCGTCGCGCGAGAAGCGGGCATCGACCGCGTGCTCGCCGAGGTGCTGCCAGAGCACAAGGCCCGCGAGGTCAAGAAGCTGCAAGGCGAAGGACGCATTGTGGCGATGGTCGGCGACGGCATCAACGATGCTCCCGCCTTGGCGCAGGCGGACGTCGGCATCGCGATCGGGACGGGCACCGACGTCGCGATGGAGGCCAGCGACATCACCCTGATGCGCAGCGATCTGCACGGCGTCGTTCAGGCGATCCGCCTTTCGCGCGGGACGATGCGCACGATCAAACAGAATCTGTTCTTCGCGTTCTTCTATAACACGCTGGGAATTCCCCTTGCTGCGGGAGTTCTGTATCCGGTGTTCGGAATGCTGCTTTCGCCGATCTTCGCAAGCGCCGCGATGGCGCTGAGCAGCGTGTCGGTCGTGACGAACAGTCTGCGCCTCCGCAAGTCACGGCTGTAG